A single window of Malus sylvestris chromosome 5, drMalSylv7.2, whole genome shotgun sequence DNA harbors:
- the LOC126622146 gene encoding casein kinase 1-like protein 6 isoform X2 — MEHVIAGKFKLGRKIGSGSFGELYLGVNVQSGEEVAVKLEPVKTKHPQLHYESKLYMLLQGGTGIPHLKWFGVEGDYNIMVIDLLGPSLEDLFNYCNRKFTLKTVLMLADQLINRVEYMHSRGFLHRDIKPDNFLVGLARKANQVYAIDFGLAKKYRDLQTHKHIPYRENKNLTGTARYASVNTHLGIEQSRRDDLESLGYVLMYFLRGSLPWQGLKAGTKKQKYDKISEKKMSTPIEVLCRSHPAEFVSYFHYCRSLRFEDKPDYSYLKRLFRDLFIREGYQFDYIFDWTVLKHPQIGGSSRGWHASGKAGLSAGPSMERPERGSVGKEIRDRFSGAVEAFSRRNTSGSSPRQDHLKHRSFDDVPSPRDAHHDSERGRNSSRYGSTSRKAMASSKPSSSGDHTPSDGRTSRLVSSSSRPSTGNRGFEPKRSAAARGSRDDPLRSFELLSIRK; from the exons ATGGAGCATGTGATTGCTGGGAAGTTTAAGCTGGGGAGGAAGATTGGGAGTGGGTCTTTCGGAGAACTCTATTTAG GTGTAAATGTACAAAGTGGGGAGGAGGTGGCTGTTAAGCTG GAACCTGTGAAGACCAAGCATCCCCAGCTTCATTATGAGTCAAAATTGTATATGCTTCTTCAAGGAGGAA CTGGAATACCCCACCTCAAGTGGTTTGGAGTTGAGGGTGACTACAACATCATGGTTATTGACCTTCTTGGACCTAGTTTGGAAGATTTGTTCAACTACTGCAATAGGAAGTTCACATTAAAAACAGTGTTGATGCTTGCAGATCAATTG ATTAACAGAGTTGAATACATGCACTCAAGAGGTTTTCTTCACCGTGATATAAAGCCAGACAACTTTTTAGTGGGCCTAGCGCGTAAAGCCAATCAG GTGTATGCTATTGATTTTGGCCTTGCAAAGAAGTATAGGGATCTTCAGACTCATAAGCACATACCATACAG GGAGAACAAGAACCTCACAGGAACTGCTCGCTATGCAAGTGTTAACACCCACCTTGGAATTG AGCAAAGCAGAAGagatgatttggaatctcttgGTTATGTGCTGATGTATTTCCTAAGAGGAAG CCTTCCGTGGCAAGGTTTAAAAGCTGGTACAAAGAAGCAAAAGTACGACAAAATCAGTGAAAAGAAAATGTCAACTCCTATAGAG GTGCTGTGCAGATCTCATCCAGCTGAATTTGTATCCTACTTTCATTACTGCCGATCATTGCGGTTTGAAGACAAGCCAGATTATTCTTATTTAAAGAGGCTTTTCAGGGACTTATTTATTCGAGAAG GTTATCAATTTGACTATATCTTTGACTGGACTGTGTTGAAGCACCCTCAGATTGGTGGCAGTTCTAGAGGATGG CATGCCAGTGGGAAAGCGGGTTTAAGCGCAGGGCCATCTATGGAAAGACCTGAAAGAGGATCAG TTGGAAAAGAGATTCGAGATAGATTCTCGGGTGCAGTTGAAGCATTTTCAAGGAGAAACACCTCAGGTTCTAGTCCACGTCAGGATCATTTGAAACACAGGTCTTTTGACGATGTACCTTCACCCAGAGATGCG CACCATGATTCTGAAAGGGGACGCAATTCCTCTCGGTATGGCAGCACTTCAAGAAAGGCTATGGCTAGCAGTAAGCCAAGCTCCTCAGGTGATCACACTCCCAGTGACGGTCGCACAAGCAGATTAGTCTCAAGCAGTAGCCGCCCATCTACTGGGAACAGAGGTTTCGAACCCAAGCGCTCTGCAGCTGCAAGAGGCAGCCGAGATGATCCTCTCCGGAGCTTTGAGCTCCTTTCAATCAGGAAGTAA
- the LOC126622146 gene encoding casein kinase 1-like protein 6 isoform X1 has translation MEHVIAGKFKLGRKIGSGSFGELYLGVNVQSGEEVAVKLEPVKTKHPQLHYESKLYMLLQGGTGIPHLKWFGVEGDYNIMVIDLLGPSLEDLFNYCNRKFTLKTVLMLADQLINRVEYMHSRGFLHRDIKPDNFLVGLARKANQVYAIDFGLAKKYRDLQTHKHIPYRENKNLTGTARYASVNTHLGIEQSRRDDLESLGYVLMYFLRGSLPWQGLKAGTKKQKYDKISEKKMSTPIEVLCRSHPAEFVSYFHYCRSLRFEDKPDYSYLKRLFRDLFIREGYQFDYIFDWTVLKHPQIGGSSRGWHASGKAGLSAGPSMERPERGSGVAHSSKNIFHLVGKEIRDRFSGAVEAFSRRNTSGSSPRQDHLKHRSFDDVPSPRDAHHDSERGRNSSRYGSTSRKAMASSKPSSSGDHTPSDGRTSRLVSSSSRPSTGNRGFEPKRSAAARGSRDDPLRSFELLSIRK, from the exons ATGGAGCATGTGATTGCTGGGAAGTTTAAGCTGGGGAGGAAGATTGGGAGTGGGTCTTTCGGAGAACTCTATTTAG GTGTAAATGTACAAAGTGGGGAGGAGGTGGCTGTTAAGCTG GAACCTGTGAAGACCAAGCATCCCCAGCTTCATTATGAGTCAAAATTGTATATGCTTCTTCAAGGAGGAA CTGGAATACCCCACCTCAAGTGGTTTGGAGTTGAGGGTGACTACAACATCATGGTTATTGACCTTCTTGGACCTAGTTTGGAAGATTTGTTCAACTACTGCAATAGGAAGTTCACATTAAAAACAGTGTTGATGCTTGCAGATCAATTG ATTAACAGAGTTGAATACATGCACTCAAGAGGTTTTCTTCACCGTGATATAAAGCCAGACAACTTTTTAGTGGGCCTAGCGCGTAAAGCCAATCAG GTGTATGCTATTGATTTTGGCCTTGCAAAGAAGTATAGGGATCTTCAGACTCATAAGCACATACCATACAG GGAGAACAAGAACCTCACAGGAACTGCTCGCTATGCAAGTGTTAACACCCACCTTGGAATTG AGCAAAGCAGAAGagatgatttggaatctcttgGTTATGTGCTGATGTATTTCCTAAGAGGAAG CCTTCCGTGGCAAGGTTTAAAAGCTGGTACAAAGAAGCAAAAGTACGACAAAATCAGTGAAAAGAAAATGTCAACTCCTATAGAG GTGCTGTGCAGATCTCATCCAGCTGAATTTGTATCCTACTTTCATTACTGCCGATCATTGCGGTTTGAAGACAAGCCAGATTATTCTTATTTAAAGAGGCTTTTCAGGGACTTATTTATTCGAGAAG GTTATCAATTTGACTATATCTTTGACTGGACTGTGTTGAAGCACCCTCAGATTGGTGGCAGTTCTAGAGGATGG CATGCCAGTGGGAAAGCGGGTTTAAGCGCAGGGCCATCTATGGAAAGACCTGAAAGAGGATCAGGTGTTGCTCACTCTTCAAAGAATATATTTCATTTAG TTGGAAAAGAGATTCGAGATAGATTCTCGGGTGCAGTTGAAGCATTTTCAAGGAGAAACACCTCAGGTTCTAGTCCACGTCAGGATCATTTGAAACACAGGTCTTTTGACGATGTACCTTCACCCAGAGATGCG CACCATGATTCTGAAAGGGGACGCAATTCCTCTCGGTATGGCAGCACTTCAAGAAAGGCTATGGCTAGCAGTAAGCCAAGCTCCTCAGGTGATCACACTCCCAGTGACGGTCGCACAAGCAGATTAGTCTCAAGCAGTAGCCGCCCATCTACTGGGAACAGAGGTTTCGAACCCAAGCGCTCTGCAGCTGCAAGAGGCAGCCGAGATGATCCTCTCCGGAGCTTTGAGCTCCTTTCAATCAGGAAGTAA
- the LOC126622147 gene encoding vacuolar protein sorting-associated protein 2 homolog 3-like, translating to MNIFSKKPTAKEALRESKREMTHATRGIEKEIGALQLEEKKLVAEIKRTAKTGNEGATKILARQLVRLRQQIANLQGSRAQVRGIATHTQAMHAQSSVAVGMKGASNAMAAVNKQMAPAKQAKVIREFQKQSAQMDMTTEMMSDAIDDAVDNDDAEEETDELTNQVLDEIGVDVASQLSAAPRGKIASKNAAGVNSSSVDLEKRLAALRNP from the exons ATGAACATCTTCAGTAAGAAACCCACCGCCAAAG AGGCTCTTCGGGAGAGCAAGAGAGAAATGACTCATGCTACTAGAg GGATAGAGAAGGAAATCGGAGCATTGCAGTTAGAA GAAAAGAAGCTTGTCGCTGAGATAAAGAGAACTGCTAAAACTGGAAATGAG GGAGCAACTAAAATACTAGCCAGGCAGCTAGTCAGGCTTAGGCAACAGATAGCTAACTTACAAGGAAGTCGAGCTCAAGTGAGAGGAATTGCAACTCATACGCAG GCAATGCATGCTCAGTCCTCGGTTGCTGTTGGCATGAAAGGTGCTAGTAATGCAATGGCAGCTGTGaataag CAAATGGCTCCTGCAAAGCAAGCAAAGGTGATACGTGAGTTTCAGAAGCAATCTGCGCAAATGGATATGACT ACTGAAATGATGTCCGACGCCATAGATGATGCCGTGGATAATGATGATGCGGAAGAGGAAACTGATGAGCTGACAAACCAG GTGCTCGATGAAATTGGCGTTGATGTCGCCTCGCAG CTATCAGCAGCTCCCAGAGGAAAAATTGCATCAAAGAACGCTGCGGGTGTTAACAG TTCCAGCGTTGATCTCGAGAAAAGATTGGCAGCTCTTAGAAATCCATGA
- the LOC126623264 gene encoding serine/threonine protein phosphatase 2A regulatory subunit B''alpha-like isoform X1, which produces MDIDAVAGDAGSLDPELLQLPELSPFALKTSPQIAEDLFAQWLSLPQTGRLVKSLVDDAIAGIPINAPGNSSSANTAGSNALPSMFPAGSTPPLSPRSSSGSPRFSKLKTSPSSLRSPLKLVSEPVRESIPQFYFQNGPPPPKELKEQCISRIDDLFSGQMDGLQLHEFKLVTKELCKLPKFFSSALFRKIDTSCSGIVTRDAFIKYWVDGNMLTMDTTTQIFKILKQSDRNYLTQLDFKPILLELVATHPGLEFLHGTPEFQERYAETVMYRIFYYINRSGNGRLTLRELKRGNLIAAMQHADEEDDINKVLRYFSYEHFYVIYCKFWELDTDHDFLIDKENLVRYGNHALTYRIVDRIFSQIPRKFTSKVEGKMGYEDFVYFMLSEEDKSCEPSLEYWFRCIDLDGNGVLTPNELQFFYEEQLHRMECMAQEPVLFEDILCQIVDMIAPEREDYLTLADLKGCKLSGNVFNILFNLNKFIAFESRDPFLIRQEREDPTLTEWDRFAHREYIRLSMEEDVENASNGSVEVWDESLEAPF; this is translated from the exons ATGGATATAGACGCAGTAGCAGGGGATGCTGGTTCTTTGGATCCCGAGCTCTTACAGCTGCCGGAATTGTCTCCGTTTGCCCTTAAAACCAGTCCCCAGATTGCTGAGGATTTGTTCGCACAGTGGCTTTCGCTTCCGCAAACCGGCCGTTTG GTGAAGTCTCTAGTCGATGATGCAATAGCAGGAATTCCTATCAATGCCCCTGGGAACTCTTCAAGTGCAAATACTGCTGGGAGCAATGCATTACCTTCCATGTTTCCGGCTGGAAGTACACCTCCACTTTCGCCGAGAAGTTCCTCTGGTTCTCCGCGCTTTTCAAAGCTGAAGACTAGTCCTTCTTCTCTTCGCTCTCCGCTAAAATTGGTTAGTGAACCAGTGCGAGAATCTATTCCTCAG TTCTATTTTCAAAACGGTCCACCACCACCAAAGGAACTTAAGGAGCAATGTATCTCTAGAATTGATGACCTCTTCAGTGGTCAGATGGATGGATTGCAACTGCACG AGTTTAAGTTGGTTACAAAGGAGTTATGCAAGCTGCCAAAGTTTTTCTCTTCTGCCCTCTTTAGAAAGATTGATACTAGCTGCAGCGGGATAGTGACGAG GGATGCATTCATCAAATATTGGGTCGATGGAAATATGCTGACAATGGATACAACAACTCAAATATTTAAAATTCTAAAGCAATCTGATCGTAATTACCTTACTCAG CTAGACTTCAAACCCATTCTTCTAGAGCTTGTGGCAACCCATCCAGGGTTGGAATTTTTACATGGAACTCCTGAATTTCAAGAAAGATATG CTGAAACTGTAATGTACAGAATATTTTACTACATAAACAGATCAGGAAATGGTCGCCTTACTCTCAGGGAGCTAAAACGAGGAAATTTAATTGCTGCCATGCAACATGCAGATGAGGAAGATGACATTAACAAAGTTCTAAG GTACTTCTCTTATGAACATTTTTATGTCATATATTGCAAATTTTGGGAGCTGGACACAGACCACGATTTCTTGATCGACAAAGAGAATCTTGTTAGATACGGTAATCATGCTCTTACCTACAGGATCGTTGATCGAATATTTTCACAG ATTCCGAGAAAGTTTACTAGCAAGGTTGAAGGGAAGATGGGTTATGAAGATTTTGTTTACTTCATGTTATCAGAGGAGGATAAGTCGTGTGAGCCCAGCCTTGAGTATTG GTTCAGATGTATAGATTTGGATGGAAATGGAGTCCTTACGCCCAATGAGTTGCAGTTCTTTTATGAGGAGCAGCTGCATCGTATGGAATGCATGGCCCAAGAGCCTGTTCTATTTGAGGATATTTTGTGCCAAATAGTTGACATGATTGCACCAGAG AGGGAAGATTATCTCACTCTAGCTGACTTGAAAGGTTGCAAACTTTCAGGGAATGTCTTCAATATCCTTTTCAACCTTAATAAATTCATAGCATTTGAAAGTCGCGATCCTTTTCTTATTCGTCAG GAACGTGAGGATCCAACTTTGACTGAGTGGGACCGCTTTGCACACAGAGAATATATACGGTTGTCAATGGAAGAAGATGTTGAGAATGCCTCTAATGGAAGTGTAGAAGTTTGGGATGAATCACTCGAGGCTCCTTTTTAA
- the LOC126623264 gene encoding serine/threonine protein phosphatase 2A regulatory subunit B''alpha-like isoform X2, with protein MDIDAVAGDAGSLDPELLQLPELSPFALKTSPQIAEDLFAQWLSLPQTGRLVKSLVDDAIAGIPINAPGNSSSANTAGSNALPSMFPAGSTPPLSPRSSSGSPRFSKLKTSPSSLRSPLKLFYFQNGPPPPKELKEQCISRIDDLFSGQMDGLQLHEFKLVTKELCKLPKFFSSALFRKIDTSCSGIVTRDAFIKYWVDGNMLTMDTTTQIFKILKQSDRNYLTQLDFKPILLELVATHPGLEFLHGTPEFQERYAETVMYRIFYYINRSGNGRLTLRELKRGNLIAAMQHADEEDDINKVLRYFSYEHFYVIYCKFWELDTDHDFLIDKENLVRYGNHALTYRIVDRIFSQIPRKFTSKVEGKMGYEDFVYFMLSEEDKSCEPSLEYWFRCIDLDGNGVLTPNELQFFYEEQLHRMECMAQEPVLFEDILCQIVDMIAPEREDYLTLADLKGCKLSGNVFNILFNLNKFIAFESRDPFLIRQEREDPTLTEWDRFAHREYIRLSMEEDVENASNGSVEVWDESLEAPF; from the exons ATGGATATAGACGCAGTAGCAGGGGATGCTGGTTCTTTGGATCCCGAGCTCTTACAGCTGCCGGAATTGTCTCCGTTTGCCCTTAAAACCAGTCCCCAGATTGCTGAGGATTTGTTCGCACAGTGGCTTTCGCTTCCGCAAACCGGCCGTTTG GTGAAGTCTCTAGTCGATGATGCAATAGCAGGAATTCCTATCAATGCCCCTGGGAACTCTTCAAGTGCAAATACTGCTGGGAGCAATGCATTACCTTCCATGTTTCCGGCTGGAAGTACACCTCCACTTTCGCCGAGAAGTTCCTCTGGTTCTCCGCGCTTTTCAAAGCTGAAGACTAGTCCTTCTTCTCTTCGCTCTCCGCTAAAATTG TTCTATTTTCAAAACGGTCCACCACCACCAAAGGAACTTAAGGAGCAATGTATCTCTAGAATTGATGACCTCTTCAGTGGTCAGATGGATGGATTGCAACTGCACG AGTTTAAGTTGGTTACAAAGGAGTTATGCAAGCTGCCAAAGTTTTTCTCTTCTGCCCTCTTTAGAAAGATTGATACTAGCTGCAGCGGGATAGTGACGAG GGATGCATTCATCAAATATTGGGTCGATGGAAATATGCTGACAATGGATACAACAACTCAAATATTTAAAATTCTAAAGCAATCTGATCGTAATTACCTTACTCAG CTAGACTTCAAACCCATTCTTCTAGAGCTTGTGGCAACCCATCCAGGGTTGGAATTTTTACATGGAACTCCTGAATTTCAAGAAAGATATG CTGAAACTGTAATGTACAGAATATTTTACTACATAAACAGATCAGGAAATGGTCGCCTTACTCTCAGGGAGCTAAAACGAGGAAATTTAATTGCTGCCATGCAACATGCAGATGAGGAAGATGACATTAACAAAGTTCTAAG GTACTTCTCTTATGAACATTTTTATGTCATATATTGCAAATTTTGGGAGCTGGACACAGACCACGATTTCTTGATCGACAAAGAGAATCTTGTTAGATACGGTAATCATGCTCTTACCTACAGGATCGTTGATCGAATATTTTCACAG ATTCCGAGAAAGTTTACTAGCAAGGTTGAAGGGAAGATGGGTTATGAAGATTTTGTTTACTTCATGTTATCAGAGGAGGATAAGTCGTGTGAGCCCAGCCTTGAGTATTG GTTCAGATGTATAGATTTGGATGGAAATGGAGTCCTTACGCCCAATGAGTTGCAGTTCTTTTATGAGGAGCAGCTGCATCGTATGGAATGCATGGCCCAAGAGCCTGTTCTATTTGAGGATATTTTGTGCCAAATAGTTGACATGATTGCACCAGAG AGGGAAGATTATCTCACTCTAGCTGACTTGAAAGGTTGCAAACTTTCAGGGAATGTCTTCAATATCCTTTTCAACCTTAATAAATTCATAGCATTTGAAAGTCGCGATCCTTTTCTTATTCGTCAG GAACGTGAGGATCCAACTTTGACTGAGTGGGACCGCTTTGCACACAGAGAATATATACGGTTGTCAATGGAAGAAGATGTTGAGAATGCCTCTAATGGAAGTGTAGAAGTTTGGGATGAATCACTCGAGGCTCCTTTTTAA
- the LOC126623265 gene encoding 60S ribosomal protein L14-1 yields MPFKRYVEIGRVALVNYGKDYGKLVVIVDVIDQNRALVDAPDMVRTQLNFKRLSLTDIKIDIKRVPNKKTLIAAMEAADVKNKWEKSSWGRKLIVQKRRAALNDFDRFKLMLAKIKRAGIIRQELTKLKKESAV; encoded by the exons ATGCCGTTCAAGAGATACGTGGAGATTGGACGAGTTGCTCTCGTCAACTACGGGAAAGACTACGGCAAGCTCGTCGTTATCGTCGATGTCATCGACCAAAACAGG GCTCTGGTTGATGCACCTGACATGgtgaggacccaattgaacttCAAAAGGCTATCGCTCACCGATATCAAAATCGACATCAAAAGGGTTCCGAACAAGAAGACTCTGATTGCTGCAATGGAGGCTGCTG ACGTAAAGAACAAATGGGAGAAGAGCTCGTGGGGCAGGAAGCTGATAGTGCAGAAGAGAAGAGCTGCACTCAACGATTTTGATAGGTTCAAGCTTATGTTGGCAAAGATCAAG AGGGCTGGAATCATCAGGCAGGAGCTAACGAAGCTCAAAAAGGAGAGTGCAGTCTGA